In a genomic window of Sphingomonas koreensis:
- a CDS encoding DUF2336 domain-containing protein, which produces MRTGAHEGAQALLARTAAADAVAHRALGTAIADFALPDTDRLDERTRASLARLLHGLITAIESEVGGHAVRLLRAQGEAVLADMLAGQHGVAGRLHASGVLHDPALMGELIARVRQDLLAGGMAAQAQDEPERASLLNRLAQHPDRLLAQSAAAVLVNESRRRSMPDATGHSDLPAELHYKLVWQVAAALRAGFSGNAPALDRALADSAQRSLAAHDENDRLEAAAMRLAVAIDARPDELPELLAEALGDRRVALFAAVLAHALRIDFDAVRAMTLDSASERLWVALRALDFDRAAVARLGVALSEADPRRDVEAFADQLDTIMAVGADEARAAIAPLALPADYRAALLALKGAPQ; this is translated from the coding sequence ATGCGTACAGGCGCTCATGAAGGCGCACAGGCGTTGCTCGCGCGTACCGCGGCAGCGGACGCGGTCGCGCATCGTGCGCTCGGCACCGCGATTGCGGACTTCGCGCTTCCCGATACCGACCGGCTCGACGAGCGCACGCGCGCATCGCTGGCGCGGCTGCTGCACGGGTTGATCACGGCGATCGAGAGCGAGGTAGGCGGGCACGCCGTGCGGTTGTTGCGCGCGCAGGGCGAGGCGGTGCTGGCGGATATGCTTGCGGGGCAGCATGGCGTCGCTGGACGGCTGCACGCATCGGGCGTGCTGCACGATCCCGCGCTGATGGGCGAGTTGATCGCGCGCGTGCGGCAGGATCTGCTGGCAGGCGGGATGGCGGCGCAGGCGCAGGACGAGCCCGAACGGGCAAGCCTGCTCAACCGGTTGGCACAGCATCCGGACCGGCTGCTTGCGCAGAGCGCCGCGGCGGTGCTGGTCAACGAAAGCCGCAGGCGCAGCATGCCCGACGCGACGGGGCATAGCGACCTGCCTGCCGAGCTTCACTACAAGCTGGTATGGCAGGTGGCGGCAGCGCTGAGGGCGGGGTTTTCGGGAAATGCTCCGGCACTCGACCGGGCGCTGGCAGATTCTGCGCAGCGCAGCCTGGCCGCGCACGACGAGAATGACCGGCTGGAAGCGGCCGCGATGCGGCTGGCGGTGGCGATCGACGCCCGGCCCGATGAACTTCCCGAATTGCTGGCAGAAGCGCTGGGCGACCGCCGCGTCGCATTGTTTGCGGCCGTGCTGGCGCACGCGCTGCGCATCGATTTCGACGCGGTGCGGGCGATGACGCTCGATTCCGCGAGCGAACGGCTCTGGGTCGCGCTGCGCGCGCTCGATTTCGATCGTGCAGCGGTCGCGCGGCTCGGCGTGGCGCTGAGCGAGGCGGATCCGCGCCGCGACGTCGAGGCCTTTGCGGACCAGCTCGACACGATCATGGCGGTGGGCGCGGATGAAGCCCGCGCGGCGATCGCGCCGCTCGCTTTGCCCGCCGACTATCGCGCGGCATTGCTGGCGTTGAAGGGCGCGCCGCAATGA